A stretch of the Bartonella henselae str. Houston-1 genome encodes the following:
- a CDS encoding tetratricopeptide repeat protein, which yields MLLLVLAVFFLTFLASILFLSLHNYGTKKELRAQDIESERSCMYSVGFDKPYTYHKKRHTFVALSIFFVLLITWSIYSFTGNPEVKSYFFSELMDKDPKTLNKREQLVRLQVLFLRLPYDGKLADALAIRYLEEGYFQDAVNIYLEALRLNGESAPRLVGYGLSLIGYEGGMITQEAQNAFQKAADLAPNDFYPRLLLAEALHQAGKSVQAVQFLKNFLETMPEDFKGRSHIEAMIIQLRDASD from the coding sequence ATGCTCTTATTAGTCTTGGCAGTATTTTTTCTCACTTTTCTGGCGAGTATACTTTTTCTTTCTCTACATAATTATGGGACCAAAAAAGAATTGAGAGCTCAAGATATTGAGAGTGAGAGAAGCTGTATGTATTCGGTTGGATTTGATAAGCCTTACACATATCATAAAAAGAGACATACTTTTGTAGCTTTGAGTATTTTTTTTGTTCTTCTTATAACTTGGAGCATTTACAGTTTTACAGGCAATCCAGAAGTTAAAAGTTATTTTTTTAGTGAACTCATGGATAAAGATCCAAAGACACTGAATAAACGTGAACAGCTTGTTCGTCTACAAGTACTTTTTTTGCGTTTACCTTATGATGGTAAGTTAGCAGACGCATTAGCGATACGATACCTCGAAGAAGGGTATTTTCAGGATGCTGTGAACATTTATTTAGAGGCACTTCGCTTAAATGGAGAATCGGCTCCAAGGCTTGTGGGATATGGATTGTCATTGATTGGTTATGAAGGCGGAATGATTACGCAAGAAGCACAAAATGCTTTTCAAAAAGCAGCAGATTTAGCGCCAAATGATTTTTATCCTCGTTTATTACTAGCGGAAGCGCTTCATCAGGCTGGAAAATCTGTACAGGCAGTACAGTTTTTAAAAAATTTTCTTGAGACAATGCCTGAGGATTTTAAAGGACGATCACATATTGAAGCTATGATTATTCAGTTACGTGATGCATCTGATTAG
- the ccmE gene encoding cytochrome c maturation protein CcmE, with amino-acid sequence MSSQSFHNSPSLRVILKQRKKKRLLIVLFCCLIIAIATSLITYALRNTVSFFRMPSEVTKEDILMGRPLRLGGFVEKGTVEYVGDRGVIFFVTDNVKHEKVIFSGAIPDLFREGQGVVVEGYFDKQGFFIGTRILAKHDETYMSRETADRLNKHHRVEK; translated from the coding sequence ATGAGCAGTCAATCATTCCATAACTCTCCTTCATTGAGAGTCATTTTAAAGCAACGAAAGAAAAAGCGATTGCTGATAGTTTTATTTTGTTGTTTGATTATAGCGATTGCAACAAGCCTTATTACGTATGCATTGCGTAATACAGTAAGCTTTTTTCGCATGCCATCTGAAGTTACAAAAGAAGATATTCTAATGGGACGTCCTTTGCGTTTAGGTGGTTTTGTTGAAAAGGGGACTGTTGAGTATGTTGGAGATAGGGGGGTTATTTTCTTCGTAACAGATAACGTAAAACATGAAAAAGTGATTTTCAGTGGTGCTATACCCGATCTTTTTCGTGAAGGTCAAGGTGTTGTCGTAGAAGGATATTTTGATAAACAAGGTTTTTTTATAGGTACGCGTATTTTAGCAAAACATGATGAGACTTATATGTCTAGAGAAACAGCTGATCGTTTGAACAAACATCACAGAGTGGAGAAATAA
- a CDS encoding heme lyase CcmF/NrfE family subunit: MLIELGHLFLSAAFAVSLLGAFLPVLVFLWGERSLMQTAVPLTYITFTLLFLSFLIIVHAHIVSDFSVLNVVENSHSEKPMLYKIIGVWGNHEGSMLLWVLSLAFFSTLVALFSQHLPEQLKALILVCQSWMTSAFLLFILFMSNPFLRVNPPALQGKDLNPLLQDIALAIHPPLLYLGYVGFSLCFSFAVAALIMGYVDRLWARWVRPWLLLAWCFLTLGIMVGSYWAYYELGWGGYWFWDPVENVSFMPWLSGTALLHSALALEKRGILKSWTLFLSILTFSLSLMGTFLVRSGLLISVHSFALDPARGRAILALLLFFTGGALSLFALRVPALTPGRFFQPISREGFIILNNLLLTTITATVLIGTLYPYFIELLTGQKISVGADFFNLTCGPLMMLLLLLVPFGSMIAWKRGDFLAVFERLWVVFALVAIVCFITFYVVSLRDIFAILGIGLSTFVFLGSLAGLWAKSGHRKIALLARFKRFIGLPWSVFGAAIAHMGLGVTLFGIIYVATFGQERILIMHKGDMVTIADKTLHLNEVHDETGPNYSAIEFHFTIYENKNTVGNVTASKRFYPSQNTSTTEVGIQNHGLSQLYIVPGRIDERGLVLHIWWKPYIICVWLGALMMAMGGCFSLFSYWFRIRVHQRRVSRFKFSEKALR; encoded by the coding sequence GTGCTTATCGAACTGGGGCATCTTTTTTTATCCGCAGCTTTTGCAGTGAGTTTATTAGGGGCTTTTTTACCCGTTTTAGTTTTTTTGTGGGGAGAGCGTTCATTAATGCAAACAGCTGTTCCCCTAACATATATTACTTTTACATTATTATTCTTATCTTTTTTGATTATTGTTCATGCCCATATTGTTTCTGATTTTTCTGTTTTGAATGTGGTTGAGAACTCTCATTCAGAAAAGCCAATGCTGTATAAAATTATTGGTGTTTGGGGAAATCACGAAGGATCTATGTTGTTATGGGTTTTAAGTCTCGCTTTTTTTAGTACATTGGTGGCGTTGTTTAGCCAGCATTTGCCAGAACAGCTTAAGGCACTTATTTTAGTATGCCAAAGTTGGATGACAAGCGCTTTTCTTTTATTTATTCTTTTTATGTCCAATCCATTTTTACGTGTTAATCCACCCGCCTTGCAAGGAAAAGATCTCAATCCTCTTTTACAGGATATCGCGTTAGCAATACATCCACCACTTCTTTATTTAGGTTATGTTGGTTTTTCACTTTGTTTTTCTTTTGCAGTAGCTGCATTGATTATGGGATATGTCGATAGACTTTGGGCGCGTTGGGTTCGTCCTTGGCTTCTACTTGCTTGGTGTTTTTTGACATTGGGTATTATGGTTGGGTCCTATTGGGCTTATTATGAGTTAGGATGGGGTGGTTATTGGTTTTGGGATCCAGTAGAAAATGTTTCGTTTATGCCTTGGCTTTCAGGAACAGCTCTTTTACATTCCGCTCTCGCTCTTGAAAAACGGGGAATATTGAAAAGTTGGACTTTATTTTTGTCCATTCTTACTTTTTCCCTTTCTCTTATGGGAACTTTTCTTGTTCGTTCTGGTCTTTTAATATCAGTTCATAGTTTTGCTCTTGATCCAGCACGAGGACGAGCAATTCTTGCACTTTTATTGTTTTTCACGGGAGGGGCTTTGTCTCTTTTTGCTTTGCGGGTACCTGCTTTGACACCGGGAAGATTTTTTCAGCCAATTTCTCGTGAAGGTTTTATTATTTTAAATAATTTATTGCTCACAACAATAACAGCGACAGTCTTGATTGGTACGCTCTACCCTTATTTTATTGAGCTGTTAACAGGGCAAAAAATTTCTGTAGGAGCAGATTTTTTTAACCTTACCTGTGGGCCTTTAATGATGTTATTGTTATTATTGGTTCCATTTGGATCAATGATAGCGTGGAAACGCGGTGATTTTCTCGCAGTTTTTGAACGGCTGTGGGTTGTTTTTGCATTAGTCGCTATAGTTTGTTTTATCACATTTTATGTAGTTTCTTTGCGTGATATTTTTGCCATTTTAGGAATTGGACTTTCAACTTTTGTTTTCTTAGGTAGTTTAGCTGGTCTTTGGGCGAAGAGCGGACATCGCAAAATAGCTTTATTAGCACGGTTTAAAAGATTTATTGGATTACCATGGTCCGTTTTTGGTGCAGCAATAGCGCATATGGGATTAGGTGTTACATTGTTTGGTATTATCTATGTCGCAACTTTTGGGCAAGAGCGTATTCTCATCATGCATAAAGGAGATATGGTAACGATAGCAGATAAAACTCTTCATTTGAATGAAGTGCATGATGAAACTGGCCCGAATTATTCAGCAATAGAGTTTCATTTTACAATATATGAAAATAAAAATACGGTGGGTAATGTAACAGCATCAAAGCGGTTTTATCCAAGTCAAAATACATCAACAACGGAAGTTGGTATTCAAAATCATGGTTTATCTCAGCTCTATATTGTTCCAGGACGGATAGATGAACGAGGGCTTGTTTTACATATATGGTGGAAGCCTTACATAATATGTGTTTGGTTAGGGGCATTGATGATGGCTATGGGCGGATGTTTCTCTCTTTTTAGTTATTGGTTTCGCATTAGAGTGCATCAACGGAGAGTCTCCCGCTTTAAATTTTCTGAAAAGGCATTGAGATGA